The following are encoded together in the Paludisphaera mucosa genome:
- a CDS encoding SMI1/KNR4 family protein gives MEAIDKYIERLDDPAVRAWHRKLNHVGEAGPMTDDGTRATEKLVAAAEQALGVPLPPSYKKLVTTTEPYDNFPIYWVLGPDVFGGDIVSINDPALKASPPFLIQLVDPGDGDEYCFDTRSPDGRGEYPIVRFDHEVHDEESTDFEAVAKDLGEFLLGSLPGPGSAA, from the coding sequence ATGGAAGCGATCGACAAGTACATCGAGCGGCTGGACGACCCCGCCGTCCGCGCCTGGCACCGCAAACTGAACCACGTCGGCGAGGCCGGCCCGATGACCGACGACGGGACGCGGGCCACCGAGAAGCTCGTCGCCGCCGCCGAGCAGGCGCTGGGCGTCCCCCTGCCGCCGAGCTACAAGAAGCTGGTCACGACCACCGAGCCTTACGACAACTTCCCGATCTACTGGGTCCTCGGCCCGGACGTCTTCGGCGGCGACATCGTCTCGATCAACGACCCGGCGCTGAAGGCTTCCCCGCCGTTCCTGATCCAGCTCGTCGACCCCGGCGACGGGGACGAGTACTGCTTCGACACCCGCAGCCCCGACGGCCGGGGCGAGTATCCGATCGTCCGCTTCGACCACGAGGTCCACGACGAGGAGAGCACCGACTTCGAGGCGGTGGCGAAGGACCTGGGCGAGTTCCTCCTGGGGTCGCTCCCGGGGCCGGGGTCGGCCGCCTGA
- a CDS encoding DNA integrity scanning protein DisA nucleotide-binding domain protein: MKMLTRSMVRHAHAIAREVGARVVLLHADVIEEDADLNALIEDVNFRIILVSRRCDFTLPEELRDVCRVVQLPDIAMTRAGQVKVATLVAAAEDLVHAGDRILCLTGVDRSGSLDTIMVLDMGTEIELFSAGAADPLPPDVSPAVFERILNVASELGVEGREGRPVGALFVVGDCERVLSQSHQLVFNPFHGYPEEERNILDPRLEETIKEFSAVDGAYIIRGDGVVLCAARYLAPRGKLEEPLPQGLGARHEAGAAITVTTEAISVCVSQSTGTVSIFKRGRMILDIQKPRGRHADGL; this comes from the coding sequence ATGAAGATGCTCACGCGCAGCATGGTCCGACACGCCCACGCGATCGCCCGCGAGGTCGGCGCGCGGGTCGTGCTGCTCCACGCCGACGTCATCGAGGAGGACGCGGACCTCAACGCCCTGATCGAGGACGTCAACTTCCGGATCATCCTGGTCTCGCGGCGGTGCGACTTCACCCTGCCCGAGGAGCTGCGCGACGTCTGCCGCGTCGTCCAGCTCCCCGACATCGCCATGACCCGCGCCGGGCAGGTGAAGGTGGCCACCCTCGTCGCCGCCGCCGAGGACCTGGTGCACGCCGGCGACCGGATCCTCTGCCTGACCGGCGTCGACCGCTCGGGGTCGCTGGACACGATCATGGTCCTGGACATGGGGACCGAGATCGAGCTCTTCTCCGCCGGCGCGGCCGACCCGCTGCCCCCCGACGTCAGCCCGGCGGTCTTCGAGCGGATCCTCAACGTCGCCAGCGAGCTGGGGGTCGAGGGCCGCGAGGGCCGCCCCGTCGGCGCGCTCTTCGTCGTGGGCGACTGCGAGCGGGTCCTCTCCCAGAGCCATCAACTGGTGTTCAACCCCTTCCACGGCTACCCCGAGGAGGAGCGGAACATCCTCGACCCCCGGCTCGAGGAGACGATCAAGGAGTTCTCGGCCGTGGACGGCGCCTACATCATCCGGGGCGACGGCGTGGTCCTCTGCGCCGCGCGGTACCTGGCCCCCCGCGGCAAGCTCGAGGAGCCGCTCCCCCAGGGCCTGGGGGCCCGCCACGAGGCCGGCGCGGCGATCACCGTGACCACCGAGGCGATCTCGGTCTGCGTCTCGCAGTCCACCGGCACGGTCTCGATCTTCAAGCGGGGCCGGATGATCCTCGACATCCAGAAGCCCCGCGGCCGCCACGCCGACGGGCTCTGA